The following coding sequences are from one Saprospiraceae bacterium window:
- a CDS encoding helix-turn-helix transcriptional regulator, with amino-acid sequence MLVKDLGVTIRNRRKELSITQPHLAELAKVSTNTLYKLERGQGNPSLEVLNKLAEVLGMELTLEVKRSMNK; translated from the coding sequence ATGTTAGTCAAAGACCTTGGAGTAACCATAAGAAACAGAAGAAAGGAGTTAAGTATTACTCAACCACACTTGGCTGAATTGGCAAAAGTGAGCACCAACACTTTGTATAAACTGGAGCGAGGACAAGGCAATCCTTCATTGGAGGTTTTGAATAAACTGGCGGAAGTATTGGGTATGGAACTAACACTTGAGGTAAAAAGAAGCATGAATAAATGA
- a CDS encoding HipA N-terminal domain-containing protein encodes MRAMEIYRNGTLAGILTEENRQHFVFRYDDIYFNDAANPAISLTLPKTQKEYSSEFLFPFFFNMLSEGVNRKLQSTQLRIDEEDNFGLLMATAQYDTIGAITVKPIAAK; translated from the coding sequence ATGAGAGCAATGGAAATATATCGCAACGGAACATTAGCAGGAATACTGACAGAAGAAAACCGTCAGCATTTTGTATTCAGGTATGACGACATTTATTTCAACGATGCAGCCAATCCTGCTATCAGTTTAACCCTTCCTAAAACTCAAAAGGAATACAGCAGCGAATTTTTGTTTCCATTTTTCTTTAACATGCTTAGCGAAGGAGTAAACAGAAAATTGCAAAGCACACAATTGAGAATTGACGAAGAAGACAATTTCGGGCTACTCATGGCAACCGCACAATACGATACCATAGGAGCAATAACTGTAAAACCAATTGCAGCAAAATGA